CACTCGCATGGTGAGTTGTTTTAAACTTGATTTTCCCGCTCTTCACCATCAACTCCACAGGTCTCAAGAAGATGGAATCTGAATCTCTCGAATGCTACAAAATTTGAGTCAGTGCTTCGGATCGTTTGTAGGATCTTCCTTCCTCTAATTCAATTTTTCATAAACTGAGTGTATTTATGGAAGAGTGGAGCAACTGCTGTGTCACATATTTATCTTCCACATAGAGTTGttccggaaaaaaaaaaaaaacagaagaatcataagggtttaaaatatttttaacatcttTCACTCTTTTGAGGCTTTACAAATACAAGTTACCTTCGTCTTGTTGCAGGGAATGAATCTTACAAATACAAGTTACCACCTCTTTTGAACCAACGTAGTATGAACTCGCTTAATTTTCTTACAGTCACTCTTTCAGACGATAACTAAGACACCTGATTTGACCGTCCATGACTACTCCCTACTCCTTGTCTACGTTGAAATTTCACAATAAAGTgaactcaaaattttaaaacaatggtCCCAGTAAGATTGGCACTAACGCAAGTAGTCCTCTCTCTCACGCTTTCTTTCTCAGTCCCAGGCTGCCATCAGTAGAAAAGTCAGCAAACACAATACTACACCACAGAAAAACTCATATAAGTCTTCTTTATACAGACAATTAAGACTacgtttattatttttatacctCTCTTTccaaagagagaacaaagagcAAAGCAAAACTGGAACTATTCTTTTTCAACCAGTTATGGTGCTTCTTCTATTCAACACACGTCGTCGTTTCGTTATTGTTCTTCTACTTGTAACACTCTCTTGCTTCTCCTTTAGGCTCTGTTTCGGCCAAGACAGAATCACCTCCTTTACTACTCCAATCAAGGACACAGATACCCTTCTCTGCAAAAGTGGTGTTTTCAGGTTTGGTTTCTTCACTCCTGTAAATTCCACTACTCGGTTGCGTTACGTCGGGATTTGGTACGACAAGATTCCAAAACAAACTGTGGTTTGGGTGGCTAACAAAGACACTCCCATCAACGACGCTTCCGGTGTTGTTTCCATCTCCGACGACGGAAACCTCGTGATTACAGATGGTCGAAACCGCCTTCTATGGTCGACCAACGTCACAGTACCACCCGTGGCTCCAAATGCTACTTGGGTTCAGCTGATGGATACTGGGAACCTTGCGTTACAAGATAACCGAAACAACGGAGAGATTCTCTGGGAGAGTTTCAAGCATCCTTATAACTCTTTCTTGCCAACAATGTCTCTTGGGACCAACAAGAGAACCGGAGAGAATCTGAAGCTTACTTCTTGGAGAAGCTATCAAGATCCTTCAACAGGGAACTATACAGCTGGTCTTGCTCCTTTAACGTTTCCCGAGCTCACGTTTCCTGAGCTTCTGATTTGGAAGAACAATGTTCCAATCTGGCGTAGTGGACCGTGGAACGGCCAGGTTTTCATCGGTTTACCGGACGTggattctcttttgtttcttgatGGGTTTAATCTTATCAATGATAAGCAAGGAACATTTTCAATGTCATTTGCTAATGATTCTTTCATGTATCACTTTAACTTGGATCCTGATGGAGTTATATATCAGAGAGATTGGAGTACTTCTTTGAGAGATTGGAGGATCGGTGCAATGTTTCCATCTACATATTGTGATGCATACGGTATATGTGGTCCATACGGAAGCTGCAGTTCCCGGGAAGATCCGCCTTGTGAATGTGTTAAAGGGTTTGTGCCGAGGAACAGCACAGAGTGGAAAGCAAGGAATTGGAGTAATGGATGTGTGAGAAAAGGTCAATTGCGGTGCGAGAGGCAGAGCAATGGAGGAGGAAAAGGAGATGTGTTTGTGAGACTTCAGAAGATGAAAGTACCAGTCAATGCGGTACAATCTGATGCTAATGAGCAAGATTGTCCTAAACAGTGTAAGGATAACTGTTCTTGCATTGCTTATGCTTTTGATCGGGGAATCGGATGCATGCTTTGGAGTGGTAACTTAGTTGATATGCAATCATCATTGAGAACTGGCATTGATCTTTATATTCGACTTCCGCATTCTGAACTCAGTGAGTGAAAACCCCTCTCGTATTCTCACTTGTTTCCTTCTTAGCTAGCCTTCAAATGTTTACAAACCGCACTGCACCACatttaatagtaacaaaaatctctacatatacatATGTGTATGTGTATGTGTTTTTGTTACCACTAAGACTAAACCGCAGTTGTTCTTCATATTTCCATTCGGACCCTTAATTGACTTATGTTTTCTCGTCAAACATGTAGAAACATATAGCAATCGAGCAGTTATCATCATTGCACCCGTGCTAGGCGTTGCGTTCCTTGCTGCTGTCTGCGTTCTTTTAGCATGCAGGAAATTCAAAAAACGTCCAGGTTAGAGTTCATTGATGATTTTAAAATCTCACACTGTTCCTTTTTACTATGATTTTGTTTGCTTTATTGCCTTACCAGATACAAGTGCAGAATTAATGTTTAAGAGAATGGAAGCACTCACAAGTGGTAATGAGACTGCTTCTAACCAAGTGAAGCTCAAGGAGCTTCCACTCTTTGAGTTTCAAGTGTTAGCCACAGCAACTGGTAGCTTCTCTCTAAGAAACAAGCTCGGACAAGGTGGATTTGGTCCTGTTTACAAGGTGAAAAACGGCATCAAACAAGAATCCGTTTTTGAAAAAAGTCTCAGACTAACTGATTGGTTTCTAAAACAGGGAAAATTGTCAGAAGGGCAAGAAATTGCAGTGAAGAGGCTCTCACAGGCATCAGGACAAGGACTTGAGGAGCTTATGAACGAAGTGGTTGTGATTTCCAAGTTGCAACATCGGAATCTAGTGAAGTTACTTGGCTGTTGCATTGAAGGTGTAGAAAGACTGTTAGTCTACGAATATATGCCTAATAAAAGCTTGGATGCCTATCTATTTGGTAAAACTTATCTCCTGTGTTTTACTTGGGTGACAGAAGAGAAAGGTAATGATTTTTGTTAGCTTTTTTCTTCAGACCCATTGAAGCAAAAGATTCTTGACTGGAAGACACGGTTCAACATAATGGAAGGGATTTGCAGAGGTCTCTTGTATCTTCACAGAGATTCAAGACTAAAGATCATACACAGAGATCTAAAAGTCAGCAACATTTTGTTAGATGACAACCTGAATCCCAAAATATCTGATTTCGGGCTTGCAAGAGTTTTTCGAGCAAATGAAGATGAAGCTAACACAAGAAGGGTTGTTGGAACATAGTAAGTATCCATTCCCATTATTAcaaaaacacatatattttgaaaatcggCTTTTATCATAACCAAtatgaatgaaaaaaatttgttattgCAGCGGCTATATGTCACCTGAATATGCAATGGAAGGTTTAATTTCAGAAAAATCAGACGTTTTTAGTTTGGGGGTTATATTTTTAGAGATCCTAAGTGGCAGAAAAAACTCTCACAAGGAAGAGACTAATCTAAACCTTTTAGCTTATGTAAGTGTGTATTAATAATACAGTGTTTAGTAGCTTTACTAGCTTTGAAACTTACATGTAGTTTGGTCCTTTTAACAGGCGTGGAAGCTGTGGAACGAAGGTGAGGCTGCTTCTCTAGCTGATCCAACCATCTTTGATAAGTCTTTCGAGAAAGAGATAACGAGATGTGTTCAGATTGGTTTGTTGTGTGCGCAAGAAACTGCAAACGATAGACCAAATGTTTCAACCGTGATATGGATGCTAACTACCGAAAACACGAACCTCCAAGAGCCGAAGCAGCGTGCGTTAATAGCAAGAAGAGGATCTTGTGACCAGGGTAGTCTCTCTATCAATGATTTGAGCCTCACAGCTGTAACAGGGCGTTAGCCTCACAAAGCCAACCTTGCATAATATGTAAGGTTTGGGAAT
This genomic stretch from Brassica napus cultivar Da-Ae chromosome C9, Da-Ae, whole genome shotgun sequence harbors:
- the LOC106418416 gene encoding G-type lectin S-receptor-like serine/threonine-protein kinase At1g11330, translated to MVLLLFNTRRRFVIVLLLVTLSCFSFRLCFGQDRITSFTTPIKDTDTLLCKSGVFRFGFFTPVNSTTRLRYVGIWYDKIPKQTVVWVANKDTPINDASGVVSISDDGNLVITDGRNRLLWSTNVTVPPVAPNATWVQLMDTGNLALQDNRNNGEILWESFKHPYNSFLPTMSLGTNKRTGENLKLTSWRSYQDPSTGNYTAGLAPLTFPELTFPELLIWKNNVPIWRSGPWNGQVFIGLPDVDSLLFLDGFNLINDKQGTFSMSFANDSFMYHFNLDPDGVIYQRDWSTSLRDWRIGAMFPSTYCDAYGICGPYGSCSSREDPPCECVKGFVPRNSTEWKARNWSNGCVRKGQLRCERQSNGGGKGDVFVRLQKMKVPVNAVQSDANEQDCPKQCKDNCSCIAYAFDRGIGCMLWSGNLVDMQSSLRTGIDLYIRLPHSELKTYSNRAVIIIAPVLGVAFLAAVCVLLACRKFKKRPDTSAELMFKRMEALTSGNETASNQVKLKELPLFEFQVLATATGSFSLRNKLGQGGFGPVYKGKLSEGQEIAVKRLSQASGQGLEELMNEVVVISKLQHRNLVKLLGCCIEGVERLLVYEYMPNKSLDAYLFDPLKQKILDWKTRFNIMEGICRGLLYLHRDSRLKIIHRDLKVSNILLDDNLNPKISDFGLARVFRANEDEANTRRVVGTYGYMSPEYAMEGLISEKSDVFSLGVIFLEILSGRKNSHKEETNLNLLAYAWKLWNEGEAASLADPTIFDKSFEKEITRCVQIGLLCAQETANDRPNVSTVIWMLTTENTNLQEPKQRALIARRGSCDQGSLSINDLSLTAVTGR